The Penaeus monodon isolate SGIC_2016 chromosome 33, NSTDA_Pmon_1, whole genome shotgun sequence genome includes a window with the following:
- the LOC119594007 gene encoding probable ATP-dependent RNA helicase DDX20 (The sequence of the model RefSeq protein was modified relative to this genomic sequence to represent the inferred CDS: added 271 bases not found in genome assembly) — MAAKKAHTISDRERTDDIHVEENVDFAGMYLSDHVLEGLKKSGFIRPSPIQLAAIPLGRCGLDLVVQAKSGTGKTCVFTVVALEMLSVAASTTQVLVIAPTREIAVQITQVINSIGSGTPGLRAYAFIGGIPLSQDKAKLSCCHIAVGTPGRLAQLVELGLLKLDNVRLFVLDEADQLLTGQFTKGVISLASALPLNKQILALSATYTDEVAKVAEELMRSPNHVRLDRDCPALLGVNQFARLLPFHHQPHRIQQTKMSELLSVLSTVTFNQCLVFTNSQLRAESICNELRATGWPVSYLTGGQAQRDRLQALDALCSYKCRILISTDLSARGLDSEHVNLVINLDMPRDQATYLHRVGRAGRFGSRGGAITLATEGDDWTAMRAIVTLANVKAYLLQEGWDSNITSKEVAGMEEVEMLGEEELNLWLEVNKQKGFPQDQKVMKSIQNGNVGERITESVGRKSNSKVELHDESEKENLKDTSVRKKNHKQNKTVVKQESKNDKPGNQGKCNVKNTKETINDSISCKKESDPEEVANKAIEKKAENQKKVSALLSKVSFSLHKFSYAEIYKELSEKGDTESASISSTITIPSLPDKLNPSESELKVLCDHIEDTNEDLENKITSIDKFWKSSEVDIKEALQALIEGKDPSSLPRNNDYKESCSDVTDHVCLLEPDEKGLSPKTALPTHEFNGITHKNTSDCADKVTESSLSERESKVNTDSGSGLYQSSKSTTQSTSELCSSKKTSNSGESKEKVLKSQEIKQKVKKSRSHHKQSQEDLEMRREPKSKKVQKKLTKRSTSTSTDTSFESSSSTDYHYQQNYNGFYDSQQQQRDYWSQMHGMYSSGYQQYAQADYSSYGGAYQNFQPPGGGEGGDQWSQQQQNYSTGYPFDWDYYTMSAYSYKRAYVESAQKFASMMDYVQSMGRMSAWIARDYHSRNSQNSYKYDKCYKKSTNKQS, encoded by the coding sequence ATGGCAGCAAAAAAAGCACACACTATTAGTGACCGAGAACGGACTGACGACATACATGTAGAGGAAAATGTGGATTTTGCAGGTATGTACTTATCTGACCATGTCCTAGAGGGACTGAAGAAATCTGGATTTATCAGGCCGAGTCCCATTCAACTTGCTGCCATTCCACTTGGTCGCTGTGGGCTTGACCTTGTGGTTCAGGCCAAGAGTGGAACAGGTAAGACATGTGTGTTTACTGTTGTTGCTCTAGAGATGCTCAGTGTTGCAGCCTCAACAACTCAAGTATTGGTCATAGCACCAACAAGGGAGATAGCAGTGCAGATCACTCAAGTAATCAATTCCATAGGCAGTGGAACACCAGGGTTGAGGGCCTATGCCTTTATAGGTGGAATTCCTCTGTCACAGGATAAAGCAAAGCTAAGCTGTTGTCATATAGCTGTGGGCACACCAGGACGTTTAGCACAGCTGGTTGAACTTGGTCTCCTAAAGCTTGATAATGTTCGCTTGTTTGTTCTTGATGAAGCTGATCAGTTGTTGACTGGTCAGTTCACAAAAGGAGTAATCAGTCTAGCTTCAGCACTTCCtttgaataaacaaatattagcATTAAGCGCTACATACACAGATGAAGTTGCAAAAGTTGCAGAAGAACTGATGCGTTCACCAAATCATGTTCGCCTTGATCGAGATTGTCCTGCTCTTCTTGGAGTGAATCAGTTTGCTAGGCTGCTTCCCTTCCATCATCAGCCACACAGAATACAGCAAACCAAAATGTCTGAGCTGTTGTCAGTATTATCAACAGTAACTTTCAACCAGTGCCTTGTCTTTACTAATTCCCAGTTACGTGCTGAATCAATTTGTAATGAATTACGAGCAACTGGATGGCCAGTATCATACCTGACAGGTGGACAAGCACAAAGAGATCGCTTACAGGCACTTGATGCACTCTGCTCCTACAAGTGTCGCATCCTTATATCCACAGACCTCTCTGCCAGAGGTTTAGATTCAGAACACGTCAATCTAGTGATAAATCTAGATATGCCACGGGACCAGGCTACTTACTTGCATCGTGTTGGACGAGCAGGACGCTTCGGTTCTCGAGGAGGTGCCATCACACTGGCTACTGAAGGGGATGATTGGACAGCTATGAGAGCTATTGTGACACTTGCCAATGTGAAAGCATATTTGCTTCAAGAGGGCTGGGACTCCAATATCACTAGTAAAGAGGTAGCAGGTATGGAGGAAGTAGAGATGCTGGGGGAAGAGGAACTGAATCTGTGGCTGGAGGTAAACAAGCAAAAAGGCTTTCCACAAGACCAAAAGGTTATGAAGAGTATACAAAATGGGAATGTAGGAGAGAGAATAACTGAGTCGGTAGGGAGAAAATCTAATTCGAAAGTAGAATTACATGATGaatctgaaaaagaaaatctgaaGGATAcatcagtgagaaaaaaaaatcacaagcagAATAAGACAGTTGTAAAAcaagaaagtaaaaatgataaaccaGGTAATCAGGGAAAGTGTAATGTAAAGaacacaaaagaaacaataaatgaCAGTATATCATGCAAGAAAGAAAGCGATCCTGAAGAAGTGGCAAATAAAGCAATTGAAAAGAAGgcagaaaaccagaaaaaagttTCAGCCCTTCTCAGTAAAGTAAGCTTTTCCTTGCATAAGTTTTCATATGCAGAGATTTACAAGGAATTATCAGAGAAAGGTGACACAGAAAGTGCTAGTATATCTTCAACAATTACTATTCCATCCTTGCCAGATAAGCTGAATCCATCTGAGTCAGAGCTGAAGGTTCTCTGTGACCACATAGAGGACACTAATGAGGACcttgaaaacaaaattacaagtATAGATAAATTCTGGAAGTCCTCAGAAGTTGATATAAAAGAAGCACTTCAAGCTTTAATTGAAGGCAAAGATCCAAGTTCCCTACCTCGCAACAATGATTATAAGGAATCTTGCAGTGATGTGACTGATCATGTATGTCTTTTAGAGCCAGATGAAAAGGGATTATCCCCAAAAACAGCTCTACCAACACATGAATTTAATGGCATTACACATAAGAACACTTCTGATTGTGCAGACAAAGTAACAGAGAGTTCTTTgtcagagagggagagtaaagtcAACACAGACTCTGGCAGTGGGTTATATCAGTCTTCCAAGAGCACGACTCAGTCTACCTCAGAACTGTGTTCCTCAAAGAAGACCAGTAATTcaggagaaagcaaagaaaaagtacTCAAGTctcaagaaataaaacaaaaggttaAGAAGTCAAGGTCACACCATAAACAGTCACAAGAAGAtttagaaatgagaagagaaccCAAGTCTAAAAAGGTACAAAAGAAGCTAACAAAGAGGTCCACATCTACCAGCACAGATACTTCTTTTGAGAGTAGCTCAAGCACTGATTATCATTACCAGCAAAATTATAATGGATTTTATGATAGTCAACAACAGCAAAGGGATTATTGGAGCCAGATGCATGGTATGTATAGTTCAGGTTATCAGCAATATGCACAGGCAGATTATTCTTCATATGGAGGAGCTTACCAGAATTTCCAACCACC